In the Brevundimonas mediterranea genome, GGCGGACGCGTCAGTGCGTCCCTTGGGATTTGCAGAGGGAGCGTGTCATGGGCGTCAAGTTGACGCAACCATGGTTGCGGACCTTCAGACGCCCGGCGTCATGCCCGCGCGCAGGCGCGGGTTTTGGGCGATGATCTCGGCCCGTGCGACGGAGCCCCGTCCAGAGATCGCGTTCGCAGCCGCGACCAGGGCCGCAGACATCCGGTTTTCGTCCAGCCGCGTCCAGTCGCCCGCAACAGTGAAGGGGGTGCGGTGGGCCGCCTTGACCAGGGCGTCGCGGAAGAACGCCTCCTTAGGCCGCATCTGCTCGACCGTCTTGCCCCCGCCGATATGCAGCTTCAGCGAGACGAAGACGTAGTTTCTAAGGCGACCGTCGGCGATCACCGGCAGGCCGACGCCGGGGATGCTCAAGGCCGGGGCCTCGGCGGGGGTCTTGCTGGATGAGGCCTGGGCCGATGTAGCAGCGACGCCGGCCAGGGCGACTGTTCCAGACGTGATCAAGGTTCTGCGATCCATAACCGCCACCCTAGCGGTGCGCGGTTAGGATTGTGTTGCCGGTTCAGCCATGGGTCCAGCCGCGCCGCGCCAGCTCTATCCGCCGTCCCCCATAGTCGACCGCAACGCCCTCGCCCGCCGTAACCGCCCCGATCCGGGTCAGGCGCAGCAGGCGGCGTTCGGCCTCGCGACGCAGGGTCTCTTCATGGCGGGGGTGGGCGGTGAAGACGATCTGGTAGTCGTCGCCGCCGGTCGCCAGGTCCTCCAGCGCCGCCTGCGGATCGACCCGGTCCTCGAACCAGGCCTGGGCGGCGGCGGACAGGGGCAGGACGCTGAGGTTCAGGGCAATGCCGACGCCGCTGGCCTTGGCGATATGGTTCAGGTCCGCCGCCAGACCGTCGGACACGTCCGCCGCCGCCGTCGCCAGGTTCCGGACGACATCGGCGAAATCCAGCCTCGGCATGGGGGTGCGGTAATGGTCGATCAGGCGCGCAAGCCGTTCGGCGTCCAGCTTCAGCTTGGCTTGCGCCGCCTGAAGCCCCAGCAGGCCATCGCCGATGGTTCCGGTGACGAAGACCAGGTCTCCCACCTGGGCGCCCGCGCGCGACACCGCCTCACCCGCCGGAACCCAGCCCAGGGCGGTCAGGGAGAACACCGCCGGCCCCGGCGTCCTGACCGTGTCGCCGCCCATCAGAAACACCCCGAACAGGGCCTGATCCTGCGCCAACCCGGCCGCAAAGGCCTCGCGTTCGGGCCAGCCGCAGCGGTCCGACCAGCAGCAGGCCAGCAGATAGCCGAAAGGCTCGGAGCCCTTGGCGGCCAGGTCCGACAGGTTCACCCGCAGCAGCTTCTTGGCCACGGTCTCCAGCGGATCGTCGGGCAGGAAATGCACGCCCTCGACGATGACGTCCTTGGTCAGGACCAGGTCGTAACCGGGCCGGGACGGCAGCACCGCCACATCATCGGCCAGCCCCCTGCCCCATTCGGGATGGGCCAGGGGCCGCAGCAGCCTCTCGATCGTCTCGAATTCGCCCGCGACGTCGAGCGACGGCATTATTTGCGCGTGTCTCTGGACACGCCGTCCAGCGCCGCATTGACGAACCGCGCCTCGGAGTCGTCGAAGAAGGCCTTGGCCAGTTCGACATATTCGTCGATCACGACCTCGCGCGGCGTCTCCGGGTGTTTGATCAACTCCCAGGCGCCCGAGCGCAGGAGGGCGCGCAGGGTGGCGTCGATCCGCTCCAGCTTCCAGTTGGACGCCAGGCGGGCCTTGATCGCCGTGTCGATGTCGCGCTGGCTCTCGATTACGCCCCGCACGATGTCGGCGAAATAGGCTTCGTCGGCCTCGGCCAGGGCCTCGCCCTCGATATCCGTATCGAAGCGGAAGTTGGCGAATTCGGTGATCACCGTCTCAACGCCCTCGCCCGCCAGCTCCATCTGGTACAGGGCCTGGACGGCGGCGAGACGCGACACGGTGCGCGCACGGCGCTGTTTGGAGCTGAGATGAGGCTCGGCCCGCTGCTTCTCGGCCTCGGCCAGTTGTTCGAGGACGGCTTTGACGCTGTTCGGTTCAGTCATGCGCCGAGGCCTAGCCGCAACCGCTTCTTCAATGCAATGAGCTCGAGACAGGCTTTGGCCGCCCCGCCCCCCTTATCCCCTTCGGAAAGCCGCGCCCGGGCCCAGGCCTGGTCTTCGTCCTCGGTCGTCAGGATGCCGTTGCCGATCAGCAGTCCCTTGACGCCCAGGGCCATAAGGCCGGCCGCCGACTGGTCCGAGACGATCTCGAAATGATAGGTCTCGCCGCGGATCACGCAGCCCAGGGCGACATAGCCGTCGTAACGGGGCGCGGTCGGGAACCGTCCGGCCTCCTCGGCCATGGCGATGACGGCCGGGATCTCCAGGGCGCCCGGCACGGTGACGACGTCGAACTCGGCGCCGCGCGCCTTCAACGTCTCCTTGGCGCCCTCCAGCAGGGCGTCGGCCAATTCGTCGTAGAAGCGCGCCTCGACGATCAGAATACGGGGGGCCTCGGTCACGCCTTGTCTTCTCCATCCATGTCGCGCCAGCCGACGATGCGCAGGCCATAGCCCTCAAGCGCCGTCGGTTCAGGCCGCGTCGAACTCATCACGATCATGTCTCTGACGCCCAGGTCCAGCAGGATCTGCGCGCCGACGCCATAGGCCCGCAGCGACCGGTCCACCGCCGCAGGCTTGTCCACGCCCGCGAGACGCTCCGCCAGCGAGGTCAACGACGGATCACGGAGGAAGACGACCACGCCCGGACCGTCGTGGTCGGTGATCTGTTTCAGGGCCTTGGGCACATAGTCCTGGCGCGTCTCGACATGGCCCAGCAGGTCGCAGGCGAAGTCCACCTGGTGCATCCGCACCAGGGTCGGCTTGGACGGATCGATCTTGCCGTGGACCAGGGCGATATGCTCGGCGCCCTCGATGGTGTTCCGATACAGCATCAGGCGGAACGGCCCGCCGTGGACGCTCTCGAACGGCGTATCCATGATCCGTTCGACGAACCGCTCGGTGCGGCGGCGATAGGCGATCAGGTCGGCGATGGTGCCGATCTTCAGCCCGTGCAGCTGGGCGAAGGCGACCAGATCGGGCATCCGCGCCATCTCGCCGTCGTCCTTGATGATCTCGCAGATGACCCCCGCGGGGGTCAGGCCCGCCATGCGGCTGATGTCCACGGCGGCCTCAGTATGGCCGGCGCGGACCAGAACCCCGCCGTCGCGCGCCACCAGGGGGAAGATGTGGCCGGGCGAGACGATGTCGTCCATGCCCTTAGAGGCGTCGGTGGCCACATGAATGGTGCGCGACCGGTCGGCCGCCGAAATCCCCGTGGTCACGCCCTCCTTGGCCTCAATCGAAACGGTGAAGGCGGTCTTCATGCTCTCACGATTGTCGGCCGCCATCGGCGGCAGCCGCAACTGATTGGCCCGCTCGGCCGTCAGGGCCAGGCACACCAGCCCGCGGGCCTGGCGGATCATGAAATTGATCTGGTCGGGGGTCGCGAACTGGGCGGGGATGATGATGTCCCCCTCGTTCTCGCGGTCCTCGGCGTCCACCAGGATGTAGGGACGGCCGTTGCGGGCGTCCTCAAGAATGTCCTCGATGGGACTGATCGGGCTGTCGTTCATGTTTGCGGCCAATTGCATCACGCCGTCTCCTGCCACCGCGCGAGGTATCGCGCCAGCATGTCGATCTCGAGATTGACCGGATCGCCCGCCTTCAGACGGCCCAGGGTCGTCACATCCCACGTATGCGGAATGATATTCAACGAAAACACCTGCCCCGCGACGCTGTTCACCGTCAGGGACACCCCGTCCACGGTGATCGAGCCCTTGGCGGCGATATAGCGGTGAAGGGGCGCCGGCGCCTCGACCTCGAGCCGGTGCGACCCGCCCTCCGGCGTGATCGACACGACGCGGCCCAGGCCGTCGACATGGCCCGACACCACATGGCCGCCCATCTCGTCGCCCAGCTTGGCCGCCCGCTCCAGATTGATCCCGTCGCCGGCCTTCCAGCCGCCCAGGGTCGTCTTGGACAGGGTCTCGTTCGACACCTCGACCGCGAACCAATCCGTCCCCTTCTCCGTCACCGTCAGGCAGCAGCCCGCGTGGCTGATCGAGGCGCCCAGGTCGATCCCGGACACGTCCCAGGCGGTCTGGATCTCATAGCGGCGATCCCGCTCCGTCTCGCGGACGTCGCGAACGCGCCCGATGTCGGTGACGATTCCGGTGAACATTTCGGCTCCGGTCCCTTCCGGACCCAAAAAACACAGTCTGAATAGTCTGAATTGTCTGAAATCGACCGGCGAAAACGTCCGGCGGGGGCGTCACGATCGCTCGTAGCGCTCCCACAGATCGTCTCCGACGGGCATGACGCCCAGGCGACGGAACTTGGGGGCGTCGGCCAGCTTTGCAAGAGCAAGGGCCGCCACGCAGGGCCGCCCCTCCCCGCCCAGCAGGATCGGCGCCCGGAACCACTCCAGCCGGTCCACAGCCCCGGCCCTCAGGAAGGCGGCCGCGACCTGGCCCCCGCCCTCGATCAGCACCGAGTCCACGCCCGCCGCCTTCAGCGCCTTCAGCACAGCCGGGATCGCCGGACGCCCGTCCTCGTCTTCGGCCTCGACCCGCCGCACCTGGGCTGCGCCGACGGGCTGCGGCTCGACCGCCGTCAGGATCAGGGTGTTCTCGCCTGCCAGTTTCGCTGTCGCCGGCGTGCGCAGCCGACTGTCCAGGACCACCCGCAGCGGCTGGTCCACGCTGCGCCCCGGCAGACGCGCGGTCAGTTCGGGGTCGTCCTTCAGCACCGTCTCGACGCCCACCAGAATGGCGTCATGGCCGGCGCGCAGCCGATGGCCTTCCAGCCGCGCCGCCTCGCCGGTGATCCACCGGCTTTCGCCCGTGGCCGTGGCGATACGCCCGTCCAGCGACGTGGCCAGCTTCAGGGTGACGCGCATCAGGCCTTGTCGGAGGGCTCGTCGAAGCCCCCGTCGGCAAAACCTTCGGCGCCCAGGAATTTGGCGAAATCGCCGGTATGGCGGAAGTCCTTGTAGACCGAGGCGTAGCGGACATAGGCCACCTCATCCACGCCCTTCAGGGCCTTCATGATGAAGTCCCCGACCGTGCTCGACGGCACCTCGGTCTCGCCCAGGCTCTCCAGCTGGCGCACGATCCGGTTGACCATCTGCTCGACCTGTTCGGGCTGGACCGGCCGTTTGCGCAGGGCCACGCCCAGCGACCGCTCCAGCTTGTCGCGGTCGAACGGCGTGCGCCGCCCGTTGCGCTTCAGGATCACCAGTTCGCGCAGTTGCACCCGTTCGAAGGTGGTGAAGCGCCCGTTGCAGTTCGGACAGGATCGACGGCGTCGGATCGCCGAGCCGTCGTCCGACGGCCGGCTGTCCTTAACCTGGGTGTCCTGATGACCGCAGAAGGGGCACTTCATCGGTCAGATCATCGGTAGATGGGGAAGCGGTTGGTCAGCTCCCGCACCTGGGCAGCCACGCCCGCGACCACGGCCGGATCGGCTTCATCGCCGCCGTTCATCGACGAGACGACGTCGGCGATCCAGTGGCCGATCTGCTTGAACTCGTCCTCGCCGAAGCCGCGCGTCGTGCCCGCCGGCGTGCCGAGGCGAACGCCCGAGGTGACGGTGAAGGGGGCGGTGTCGAACGGCACGCCGTTCTTGTTGCAGGTCATCAGCGCCTTCTCGAGCTCGTGCTCGGTCGCCTTGCCGGTCACGCCCTTGGGCCGCAGATCGACCAGGGCCAGGTGGCTGTCGGTGCCGCCCGAGACGATGGCCAGGCCGCGCTCGACCAGGACGCCGGCCAGGGCCTGGGCGTTCTTGACCACCTGATGGGCGTACAGTTTGAACTCGGGCTGCAGCGCCTCACCGAAGGCCACGGCCTTGGCCGCGATCACATGTTCCAGCGGCCCGCCCTGCAGGCCGGGGAAGACGGCCGAGTTGATCTTCTTGCCCAGGTCGGCGTCGTTGGACAGGATCATGCCGCCGCGCGGTCCGCGCAGGGTCTTGTGCGTCGTCGTGGTCACGACATGGGCGTGCGGGAGCGGATCGGGATAGGCGCCGCCGGCGACCAGGCCGGCGTAGTGGGCCATGTCCACCATCAGATAGGCGCCGACGCTGTCGGCGATCTCGCGGAACCGCTTGAAGTCGATGTGGCGGCTATAGGC is a window encoding:
- the ribB gene encoding 3,4-dihydroxy-2-butanone-4-phosphate synthase, coding for MQLAANMNDSPISPIEDILEDARNGRPYILVDAEDRENEGDIIIPAQFATPDQINFMIRQARGLVCLALTAERANQLRLPPMAADNRESMKTAFTVSIEAKEGVTTGISAADRSRTIHVATDASKGMDDIVSPGHIFPLVARDGGVLVRAGHTEAAVDISRMAGLTPAGVICEIIKDDGEMARMPDLVAFAQLHGLKIGTIADLIAYRRRTERFVERIMDTPFESVHGGPFRLMLYRNTIEGAEHIALVHGKIDPSKPTLVRMHQVDFACDLLGHVETRQDYVPKALKQITDHDGPGVVVFLRDPSLTSLAERLAGVDKPAAVDRSLRAYGVGAQILLDLGVRDMIVMSSTRPEPTALEGYGLRIVGWRDMDGEDKA
- the nusB gene encoding transcription antitermination factor NusB; this translates as MTEPNSVKAVLEQLAEAEKQRAEPHLSSKQRRARTVSRLAAVQALYQMELAGEGVETVITEFANFRFDTDIEGEALAEADEAYFADIVRGVIESQRDIDTAIKARLASNWKLERIDATLRALLRSGAWELIKHPETPREVVIDEYVELAKAFFDDSEARFVNAALDGVSRDTRK
- the glyA gene encoding serine hydroxymethyltransferase; the encoded protein is MTAFTHDAYFTKTLADADPDVFKAIQGEMGRQKEQIELIASENIVSQAVLDAQGSVLTNKYAEGYPGRRYYGGCEFVDVTEDLARERAKKLFGAAFANVQPHSGAQANQAVFFTLLQPGDTFLGMDLACGGHLTHGSPANQSGKWFRPVTYKVREDTHLIDYDHVAEMAQKEKPKLILAGASAYSRHIDFKRFREIADSVGAYLMVDMAHYAGLVAGGAYPDPLPHAHVVTTTTHKTLRGPRGGMILSNDADLGKKINSAVFPGLQGGPLEHVIAAKAVAFGEALQPEFKLYAHQVVKNAQALAGVLVERGLAIVSGGTDSHLALVDLRPKGVTGKATEHELEKALMTCNKNGVPFDTAPFTVTSGVRLGTPAGTTRGFGEDEFKQIGHWIADVVSSMNGGDEADPAVVAGVAAQVRELTNRFPIYR
- the thiL gene encoding thiamine-phosphate kinase, with protein sequence MPSLDVAGEFETIERLLRPLAHPEWGRGLADDVAVLPSRPGYDLVLTKDVIVEGVHFLPDDPLETVAKKLLRVNLSDLAAKGSEPFGYLLACCWSDRCGWPEREAFAAGLAQDQALFGVFLMGGDTVRTPGPAVFSLTALGWVPAGEAVSRAGAQVGDLVFVTGTIGDGLLGLQAAQAKLKLDAERLARLIDHYRTPMPRLDFADVVRNLATAAADVSDGLAADLNHIAKASGVGIALNLSVLPLSAAAQAWFEDRVDPQAALEDLATGGDDYQIVFTAHPRHEETLRREAERRLLRLTRIGAVTAGEGVAVDYGGRRIELARRGWTHG
- the ribH gene encoding 6,7-dimethyl-8-ribityllumazine synthase, with translation MTEAPRILIVEARFYDELADALLEGAKETLKARGAEFDVVTVPGALEIPAVIAMAEEAGRFPTAPRYDGYVALGCVIRGETYHFEIVSDQSAAGLMALGVKGLLIGNGILTTEDEDQAWARARLSEGDKGGGAAKACLELIALKKRLRLGLGA
- a CDS encoding riboflavin synthase; protein product: MFTGIVTDIGRVRDVRETERDRRYEIQTAWDVSGIDLGASISHAGCCLTVTEKGTDWFAVEVSNETLSKTTLGGWKAGDGINLERAAKLGDEMGGHVVSGHVDGLGRVVSITPEGGSHRLEVEAPAPLHRYIAAKGSITVDGVSLTVNSVAGQVFSLNIIPHTWDVTTLGRLKAGDPVNLEIDMLARYLARWQETA
- the nrdR gene encoding transcriptional regulator NrdR — its product is MKCPFCGHQDTQVKDSRPSDDGSAIRRRRSCPNCNGRFTTFERVQLRELVILKRNGRRTPFDRDKLERSLGVALRKRPVQPEQVEQMVNRIVRQLESLGETEVPSSTVGDFIMKALKGVDEVAYVRYASVYKDFRHTGDFAKFLGAEGFADGGFDEPSDKA
- a CDS encoding RibD family protein, with translation MRVTLKLATSLDGRIATATGESRWITGEAARLEGHRLRAGHDAILVGVETVLKDDPELTARLPGRSVDQPLRVVLDSRLRTPATAKLAGENTLILTAVEPQPVGAAQVRRVEAEDEDGRPAIPAVLKALKAAGVDSVLIEGGGQVAAAFLRAGAVDRLEWFRAPILLGGEGRPCVAALALAKLADAPKFRRLGVMPVGDDLWERYERS